Proteins encoded within one genomic window of Bradyrhizobium sp. 186:
- a CDS encoding IS5 family transposase (programmed frameshift), with translation MWTKENRGRYDRSRLRYPSDLTDEEWALVEPLIAPAKRGGNKRTVDVREVINGLMYVLSTGCQWRAIPKDLPPRSTVHDYFDLWAWNGTLDRIHHALYVQCRELANREPSPSAAIIDSQSVKSAGKRGAWIDPHGYDAGKKIKGKKRHILVDTQGLLLHALVHSADIQDRDGGVLVMATLFGLHPFLLKLYADGGYQGPIFQSAVRKILRQIDVEIVKRSDTAKSFAILPKRWIVERTIAWLNRCRRLAKDWECLNRKALAFLRLASIRLMLRKLCQKTA, from the exons ATGTGGACGAAGGAGAACCGCGGTCGTTACGACCGAAGCCGGCTACGCTATCCAAGCGATTTGACTGATGAGGAATGGGCGTTGGTGGAGCCGCTGATTGCGCCAGCCAAGCGAGGCGGCAACAAGCGCACGGTCGATGTGCGCGAGGTGATCAATGGCCTGATGTATGTGCTGAGCACCGGTTGCCAATGGCGAGCGATCCCGAAGGACCTGCCGCCACGCAGCACGGTGCACGACTATTTTGACTTGTGGGCTTGGAACGGCACGCTCGATCGCATCCATCACGCGCTCTATGTACAATGTCGAGAATTGGCTAACCGAGAACCCAGCCCGAGCGCCGCCATCATCGACAGTCAAAGCGTCAAGAGCGCGG GAAAAAGGGGGGCGTGGATCGACCCGCATGGCTACGATGCGGGCAAGAAGATCAAGGGCAAGAAGCGCCACATCCTAGTCGATACTCAAGGCTTGCTGCTCCACGCCCTCGTGCATTCGGCGGACATCCAGGATCGTGACGGTGGGGTGCTGGTGATGGCCACGCTGTTTGGCCTGCATCCATTCCTGCTGAAGCTCTATGCTGACGGCGGCTATCAGGGGCCGATCTTTCAGTCCGCCGTTCGCAAAATCCTCCGGCAAATCGACGTCGAGATCGTCAAGCGCTCCGATACAGCAAAGAGTTTTGCGATCTTGCCCAAGCGATGGATCGTCGAACGCACCATCGCCTGGCTCAACCGCTGCCGCCGTTTGGCCAAGGATTGGGAGTGCCTCAACCGAAAGGCATTGGCGTTCTTGCGCCTCGCCTCAATCCGCCTCATGCTGCGAAAGCTCTGCCAAAAAACAGCATGA
- a CDS encoding IS701 family transposase, with protein sequence MIRMSWTRAASVEETLALWAASLREIKQRIRPLFTQERVATNAGLFLEGLLGDEQRKTGWMRAEAAGDPGPWRQQAILGRGDWDADALRDIVRDYVIEHLADDDAVLVIDETGFLKQGKASCGVARQYTGSAGKITNCQIGVFATYVSRHGHAFIDRALYLPKEWTDDPDRLEAAYVPADVGFATKPKLATRMIARAIAASVPFKWVAGDTVYGVGDIEQQLRRAGKGYVLGVSSSHVFRSWGKRQPVAGKAEDIARTRRPSDWKRLSAGAGTKGPRLHDWCYLELADLEVEQFNSANDGLWTRGLLIRRHIADGDLAFFTTWCPAGTSIETLVAVEGHRWAIEDSFETAKNEFGLDHNESRSWHGWHRHVSLVMLAFAMMAAIRHRANPPPPKKTKRRPPAKAKAHPRRR encoded by the coding sequence ATGATTCGAATGTCGTGGACGCGGGCCGCGTCGGTTGAGGAGACGCTTGCGTTGTGGGCGGCGTCGCTTCGAGAGATCAAGCAACGGATACGTCCGTTGTTCACGCAAGAGCGTGTGGCGACGAATGCAGGCTTGTTCCTGGAAGGTCTGCTCGGAGATGAGCAGCGCAAGACCGGCTGGATGCGCGCGGAGGCGGCTGGCGATCCTGGCCCATGGCGTCAGCAGGCAATTCTGGGTCGTGGAGATTGGGACGCTGATGCCCTGCGCGATATCGTCCGCGACTATGTCATCGAGCATTTGGCGGATGACGATGCGGTGCTGGTGATCGACGAGACCGGCTTTCTCAAGCAGGGTAAGGCCTCATGCGGAGTGGCACGGCAATACACTGGTTCGGCAGGGAAGATTACGAACTGCCAGATCGGCGTCTTCGCTACCTACGTTTCGCGTCATGGTCATGCGTTCATCGATCGCGCGTTGTATCTTCCGAAGGAATGGACTGACGATCCAGATCGTCTGGAAGCCGCATATGTGCCTGCCGATGTCGGCTTTGCGACCAAACCAAAGCTTGCGACGAGAATGATCGCACGTGCGATAGCCGCGTCTGTACCATTCAAGTGGGTTGCCGGTGACACGGTCTACGGTGTTGGCGATATCGAACAGCAGCTACGGCGGGCAGGCAAAGGCTATGTGCTCGGGGTCAGCAGCTCTCATGTCTTCCGATCCTGGGGCAAGCGACAGCCGGTCGCCGGCAAGGCCGAAGACATCGCCCGGACGCGGCGCCCGTCCGACTGGAAGCGCTTGTCGGCGGGAGCCGGAACCAAAGGACCGAGGCTGCATGACTGGTGTTATCTCGAACTGGCCGATCTCGAGGTCGAGCAGTTCAACAGCGCAAATGATGGTTTATGGACGCGCGGTCTGCTGATCCGTCGCCATATCGCCGATGGCGATCTCGCCTTCTTCACCACCTGGTGCCCAGCGGGAACATCAATTGAAACGCTGGTCGCGGTCGAAGGCCATCGATGGGCGATCGAGGACAGCTTTGAAACCGCGAAAAACGAGTTCGGGCTCGATCACAACGAGAGCAGGTCCTGGCATGGCTGGCATCGCCACGTGTCCCTGGTGATGCTCGCCTTCGCCATGATGGCGGCGATCCGCCATCGCGCCAATCCGCCACCGCCCAAAAAAACCAAACGCCGCCCCCCGGCAAAAGCCAAAGCACACCCACGCCGCCGCTGA
- a CDS encoding AEC family transporter, with amino-acid sequence MATVLIVAPVFALIAAGYAAVLFRFVSETAHKGISEFAFSIAIPALLFRTIVVSEFPDVSPWRMWGAYYGGLAIIWIAALAISALLRERREDREDGVVFAIGSVYGNIVMLGIPLTLSALGNEAAGPMALILSVNTPLLWLCGILQMEWVSRKQTGSALSVIRPVLADLARNPLMLGIGFGVVWRFTGFGLNPVVDKTIELLAQAGSPAALIALGINLFRFEVKGEKLGIVAMCALKLLAMPAAALLLAKLLDLPPTAAAVVVLFAAMPTGANAYIFAVQYRRLVNPVSGAVALGTLLAAVTLPVVVMVVGVR; translated from the coding sequence ATGGCCACCGTATTGATCGTCGCTCCGGTCTTTGCCCTGATTGCGGCCGGCTATGCGGCGGTGCTGTTTCGCTTCGTCTCCGAGACCGCGCACAAGGGCATCTCCGAATTCGCCTTCAGCATCGCGATCCCCGCTTTGCTGTTCCGCACCATCGTGGTGTCGGAATTCCCCGATGTCAGCCCCTGGCGGATGTGGGGCGCCTATTACGGCGGGCTGGCAATCATTTGGATCGCGGCGCTCGCGATCTCGGCCCTGCTGCGCGAGCGGCGCGAGGACCGCGAGGACGGCGTCGTGTTCGCGATCGGCTCGGTCTACGGCAACATCGTGATGCTCGGCATTCCGCTGACGCTCTCGGCACTGGGCAACGAGGCGGCGGGACCGATGGCGCTGATCCTGTCGGTGAACACGCCGCTGCTCTGGCTCTGCGGCATCCTCCAGATGGAATGGGTCAGCCGCAAGCAGACCGGCTCGGCCCTGTCGGTGATCCGGCCCGTGCTCGCGGATCTCGCGCGCAACCCGCTGATGCTGGGGATCGGCTTCGGCGTCGTCTGGCGCTTCACCGGATTCGGCCTCAATCCCGTCGTCGACAAGACGATCGAGCTGCTGGCGCAGGCGGGATCGCCGGCGGCGCTGATCGCGCTCGGCATCAATCTGTTCCGCTTCGAGGTCAAGGGCGAGAAGCTGGGCATTGTCGCCATGTGCGCGCTAAAATTGCTGGCGATGCCGGCGGCCGCCTTGCTGCTGGCAAAGCTGTTGGACCTGCCGCCGACCGCAGCCGCCGTGGTCGTGCTGTTCGCGGCGATGCCGACCGGCGCGAACGCGTATATTTTTGCGGTTCAGTACCGGCGGCTGGTGAACCCGGTATCAGGGGCGGTTGCGCTGGGCACGTTGCTGGCGGCGGTGACGTTGCCGGTGGTGGTGATGGTGGTGGGGGTTAGGTAG
- a CDS encoding ParA family protein, whose amino-acid sequence MNVIVFASRKGGSGKSTLAAHLAAQIKATKPILLVDADPQGSLTLWHKLRGTNEPPIKSAVNSVSGIVSAAKRDGYEWVLIDTPPNLSAVVDDAIRNATMVVIPARPGVFDVNAVQETIQMCRAARKPYAVVLNGAPARRDEAESPIVTIAREALTKFRAPVWGGQITNRSDLLMALSHGEGAREYQAESRAAQEIARLWAAIERSVKAIRGTASASGAMHKQAA is encoded by the coding sequence ATGAACGTTATTGTTTTTGCATCGCGTAAAGGTGGCTCGGGCAAGAGCACGCTGGCCGCACATCTGGCCGCGCAGATCAAGGCGACAAAGCCGATCCTGCTCGTCGATGCGGATCCGCAGGGGTCGCTCACGCTGTGGCACAAGCTGCGTGGCACCAACGAGCCGCCGATCAAGTCTGCGGTGAATTCCGTCAGCGGCATCGTCTCCGCTGCCAAGCGCGACGGCTATGAATGGGTGTTGATCGACACGCCGCCGAACCTGTCGGCCGTCGTCGACGATGCGATCAGGAACGCCACGATGGTGGTCATTCCGGCGCGTCCCGGCGTGTTCGACGTCAATGCGGTGCAGGAAACCATTCAGATGTGCCGCGCGGCACGCAAGCCCTACGCGGTCGTGCTCAACGGTGCACCGGCCCGCCGCGACGAAGCCGAAAGCCCGATCGTCACGATCGCCCGCGAGGCGCTGACTAAGTTCCGCGCTCCCGTGTGGGGCGGCCAGATCACCAACCGTTCCGATCTCTTGATGGCGCTGAGCCACGGCGAAGGTGCGCGGGAATATCAGGCCGAGAGCCGTGCGGCTCAGGAAATTGCAAGGCTGTGGGCGGCGATCGAACGTTCAGTGAAGGCCATTCGCGGCACGGCGTCGGCATCCGGCGCAATGCACAAGCAGGCGGCTTGA
- a CDS encoding 4-hydroxy-tetrahydrodipicolinate synthase — MTDLRTHLHGLWLPLVTPFRDGHLDETSLRRLTRHYGGQAVDGFILAATSGEGMTLRDAELERLVAIVRDEMAAGRRTLPICLGLSGADTSRLKERLDETADWPIDGYLIASPSYVRPSQRGLLAHFEALADHAAWPLALYNIPYRTSVNIANQTLLRLAEHPNIVGLKDCGASREQSIALLRDRPEGFRVLTGEDANYLEALCDGADGGIVLSAHVETATFAAVHAELKRGNHDAALARWQEVAELTRLLFAEPSPAPAKYWLWRSGLIDSPEVRLPMVEVSSELAATLDREIERRMRVAA, encoded by the coding sequence ATGACCGACCTACGAACTCATTTGCACGGGCTCTGGCTGCCGCTGGTGACGCCGTTTCGCGATGGCCATCTCGACGAGACGTCGCTGCGGCGGCTGACGCGGCACTATGGCGGACAAGCCGTCGACGGCTTCATTCTCGCCGCCACCTCCGGTGAAGGCATGACGCTGAGGGACGCCGAGCTCGAACGTCTCGTCGCCATCGTGCGCGACGAGATGGCGGCCGGCCGCCGGACCTTGCCGATCTGCCTCGGACTGTCAGGTGCGGACACGTCGCGGCTGAAGGAGCGTCTCGACGAGACCGCGGACTGGCCGATCGACGGCTATTTGATCGCGAGTCCCTCCTATGTGCGGCCATCGCAACGCGGACTGCTGGCGCATTTCGAGGCGCTCGCCGATCACGCCGCCTGGCCGCTTGCGCTCTACAACATTCCCTATCGCACCTCGGTCAACATCGCCAACCAGACGCTGCTCCGGCTCGCCGAACATCCGAACATCGTCGGGCTGAAGGATTGCGGCGCGAGCCGCGAGCAGTCGATCGCATTGCTACGCGACCGTCCCGAGGGTTTTCGCGTGCTCACCGGCGAGGACGCCAATTATCTCGAGGCACTCTGCGACGGCGCCGACGGCGGCATCGTGCTGTCCGCACATGTCGAGACCGCGACGTTCGCAGCGGTCCATGCCGAGCTCAAGCGCGGCAATCACGATGCGGCGCTGGCGCGTTGGCAGGAGGTCGCCGAGCTGACGCGTCTGCTGTTCGCGGAGCCCAGCCCGGCGCCTGCGAAGTACTGGCTGTGGCGAAGCGGCCTCATCGACAGCCCCGAGGTGCGCCTGCCGATGGTGGAGGTCAGCAGCGAGCTCGCCGCCACGCTCGATCGCGAGATCGAGCGGCGGATGAGAGTTGCGGCCTAG
- a CDS encoding LysR family transcriptional regulator, whose protein sequence is MARTRDGFTDMDWDKLKVFHAAAEAGSFTHAGEQLGLSQSAVSRQVSALEQELSVSLFHRHARGLILTEQGDLLFRTAHDVFMQLQAARAKLTDSRERPSGDLKITTTPGVGINWLIPRLGEFTALYPEIRISLIVTDEELDLSMREADVAIRTRKPTQPDLIQRKLFAMGFHAYCSPDYIKRFGTPRTLEELDAHRIITLSDGTFAPHLQNRNWLVEAGRNGSGPREAYFRVNNILGLVRACQQGLGIAALPDYLIEEQSRLVQLFGESDSIQLDTYFVYPEELKTVARVQVFRDFVVSKAQRWPS, encoded by the coding sequence ATGGCTCGAACACGCGACGGATTTACGGATATGGACTGGGACAAGCTGAAGGTGTTTCACGCGGCGGCGGAAGCGGGCAGCTTCACGCATGCGGGCGAGCAGCTCGGCCTGTCGCAATCGGCGGTGTCACGCCAGGTCTCCGCGCTGGAACAGGAACTCTCGGTCTCGCTGTTCCACCGCCACGCCCGCGGCCTGATCCTCACCGAGCAGGGCGACCTCTTGTTCCGCACCGCGCATGACGTGTTCATGCAGCTCCAGGCGGCGCGCGCCAAACTGACCGACAGCCGCGAGCGGCCGAGCGGCGATCTCAAGATCACGACCACGCCCGGCGTGGGCATCAACTGGCTGATCCCGCGGCTCGGCGAATTCACCGCGCTCTATCCGGAGATCCGGATTTCGTTGATCGTCACCGACGAGGAGCTCGACCTCTCGATGCGCGAGGCCGATGTCGCGATCCGGACCCGCAAGCCGACACAGCCGGATCTCATCCAGCGCAAGCTCTTCGCGATGGGCTTCCACGCCTATTGCTCGCCGGACTACATCAAGCGCTTCGGCACGCCGCGCACGCTGGAAGAGCTCGACGCACACCGCATCATCACGCTCTCCGACGGCACCTTCGCGCCGCATCTTCAGAACCGCAACTGGCTGGTCGAAGCCGGCCGCAACGGCTCGGGTCCGCGCGAGGCCTATTTCAGGGTGAACAACATCCTCGGCCTGGTGCGCGCTTGTCAGCAAGGCCTCGGTATCGCCGCGCTGCCGGATTACCTGATCGAAGAACAGAGCCGCCTCGTGCAACTGTTCGGCGAGTCCGACTCGATCCAGCTCGACACGTATTTCGTCTATCCCGAGGAGTTGAAGACGGTCGCACGTGTGCAAGTGTTCCGCGACTTCGTGGTGAGCAAGGCGCAGCGCTGGCCTTCCTGA
- the trxB gene encoding thioredoxin-disulfide reductase has translation MSAPIHAKVVIIGSGPAAYTAAIYAARAMLEPILIQGIQPGGQLTITTDVENYPGFADVIQGPWLMEQMEKQALHVGTQIKTDLVTRLDTSLRPFRLTCDSGDVYLAETVVLATGAQARWLGISSEETFKGFGVSACATCDGFFYRGKEVIVVGGGNTAVEEALFLTNFASQVTVVHRRDHFRAERILQDRLFKHPKIKVVWESAIDEICGEANPGKVTHVRLKNVRSGALTELKADGVFIAIGHAPATELVKDQVKLKPSGYVEVAPNSTATSVPGLFAAGDVADETYRQAVTAAGLGCMAALEAERFLALRASERAAAE, from the coding sequence ATGTCCGCCCCTATCCATGCAAAGGTCGTCATCATCGGCTCCGGCCCTGCCGCGTACACAGCGGCGATCTACGCCGCGCGGGCGATGCTCGAGCCGATCCTGATCCAGGGCATCCAGCCGGGCGGCCAGCTCACCATCACCACCGACGTCGAGAACTATCCGGGCTTCGCCGATGTGATCCAGGGCCCCTGGCTGATGGAGCAGATGGAGAAGCAGGCGCTGCACGTGGGGACCCAGATCAAGACCGATCTGGTGACCAGGCTCGACACCTCGCTGCGGCCATTCCGCCTCACCTGCGACAGCGGCGACGTCTACCTCGCCGAGACCGTCGTTCTGGCGACCGGCGCCCAGGCGCGCTGGCTGGGGATCTCCTCCGAGGAGACCTTCAAGGGCTTTGGTGTCTCGGCCTGCGCCACCTGCGACGGCTTCTTCTACCGCGGCAAGGAAGTGATCGTGGTCGGCGGCGGCAACACCGCGGTCGAGGAAGCGCTGTTCCTGACCAATTTCGCCTCGCAGGTGACGGTGGTTCACCGCCGCGACCATTTCCGCGCCGAGCGCATCCTCCAGGACCGTCTGTTCAAGCATCCCAAGATCAAGGTGGTCTGGGAAAGCGCCATCGACGAGATCTGCGGCGAGGCGAACCCGGGCAAGGTGACCCATGTCCGCCTCAAGAACGTCAGAAGCGGCGCGCTGACCGAGCTGAAGGCCGACGGCGTCTTCATCGCCATCGGGCATGCGCCGGCGACCGAGCTCGTCAAGGATCAGGTCAAGCTCAAACCGTCGGGCTATGTCGAGGTCGCCCCGAACTCGACCGCCACCTCGGTACCCGGCCTGTTCGCCGCCGGCGACGTCGCCGACGAGACCTATCGCCAGGCCGTGACGGCTGCCGGCCTCGGCTGCATGGCGGCTCTCGAAGCCGAACGATTCTTGGCCCTGCGCGCCAGCGAGCGCGCTGCAGCGGAATAA
- a CDS encoding Lrp/AsnC family transcriptional regulator has product MSRNLDEIDFKILAEIQADGRITNVELAKRVGISPPPCLRRVRALEEEGYIHGYRGLLDARKLGFDVTVFAAVHLSSQAEADLRAFEEFVRAEPLVRECWMLSGEVDFILKCVAPDMATFQDFVTHLTAAPHVRNVRTSLVLHNSKYEAAVPLDVKGRR; this is encoded by the coding sequence GTGTCGCGGAACCTAGACGAGATCGACTTCAAAATTCTCGCCGAGATCCAGGCCGACGGTCGAATCACCAATGTCGAGCTGGCCAAGCGGGTCGGCATTTCGCCCCCGCCATGCTTGCGTCGCGTCCGGGCGCTGGAGGAGGAGGGCTACATCCACGGCTATCGGGGGCTCCTGGATGCGCGAAAGCTCGGCTTCGACGTCACGGTTTTCGCCGCGGTGCACCTCTCCAGCCAGGCCGAGGCGGATTTGCGCGCCTTCGAGGAGTTCGTCCGCGCCGAGCCCCTGGTGCGGGAATGCTGGATGCTGTCGGGCGAAGTCGACTTCATCCTGAAATGCGTCGCGCCCGATATGGCGACCTTCCAGGATTTCGTCACGCACCTGACCGCCGCGCCCCACGTGCGCAACGTGCGGACCTCGCTGGTGCTGCATAACTCCAAGTACGAAGCAGCCGTGCCGCTGGATGTGAAGGGGCGACGGTAG
- the greA gene encoding transcription elongation factor GreA, translating into MEKVPMTAGGFAALGEELKKRQSEDRPRIIEHIAEARSHGDLSENAEYHAAKEEQSHNEGRIAELEDKLARADIIDISKLSGDTIKFGATVTLVDEDTEKKTVWQIVGEVEADAKKGRISITSPLARALIGKKKGSSVEVNAPGGAKAYEITKVEWR; encoded by the coding sequence ATGGAAAAGGTTCCGATGACGGCGGGCGGCTTTGCCGCGCTCGGGGAAGAATTGAAGAAGCGCCAGTCGGAGGACCGTCCGCGCATTATCGAGCATATCGCGGAGGCGCGCTCACACGGCGACCTCTCGGAAAACGCGGAATATCATGCCGCGAAAGAAGAGCAGTCTCACAATGAGGGCCGCATCGCCGAGCTCGAGGACAAGCTCGCGCGCGCCGACATCATCGACATCTCGAAGCTGTCCGGCGACACCATCAAGTTCGGCGCCACCGTGACGCTGGTCGACGAGGACACCGAGAAGAAGACGGTGTGGCAGATCGTCGGCGAGGTCGAGGCCGATGCCAAGAAGGGCCGCATCTCCATCACCTCGCCGCTCGCGCGCGCGCTGATCGGCAAGAAGAAAGGCTCCTCCGTCGAGGTCAACGCACCCGGCGGCGCCAAGGCGTATGAGATTACCAAGGTGGAGTGGCGGTAA